The sequence TGTGTTCtattttaaagggtgagtgagccagtataactagcACAATGgacacatcttagttcccaaggttggttgcgcatttgCGATCTAAGGAATTGTCAAGAAttggccaatgtctatgggtggtgaccatttaacatctCATGGCCCATTTGttggtccgcctacctattacataaaaaaatccaattatttttatgtagtaggtacttttgaaatattaattaatataagagaATAACTTTTgattattgacattttatttcagAACGTAGCTCCAGGCGCCCTTGCGAGTGTTCAGTTTAAATTAACACCGCCATGGGCCGGTCGACACCAAATATCAGCGAAGTTTTCCTCAAAGGAACTGCACGACGTGGACGGTTTTCTGTCATTGATGGTTTCGCCTCCAGACACTAATGGAATCCCATTAATTGACGCTAACGAGACACGTGAAAtatgaataagtaaataaaaaaatactcacaaAAATCTTGAATTATATACTGCTTTTGAATGTGTAAacttaagtataaaaatttatgtGACATACTCGTAAAATATGGTGAGAATGATTGAaatcctattattattattatttgtgtcaGTGTAAGGTAAACTATAgtctagttaaaaataatatacatatttttttatgaaacatgaCAATATAATCATTCTGCATATCGCTGTCCACTACTGAACAAAGGCCAAACCCTAGGTGCGTCAAAGCTCGTCCACTCTTCGTTTTAATATCGGCCACCTCTTGGTCCACCTGGCTAAAGGCTTACCATACGTTGATTTTGTCAGTCCAAGGTTTGTATTCCACTGAAGGATTCGTAAACACCAACGACATTCGGCCCTTTGACATACGTCCCCAGTACACTGCCATTTCAGTCTGCTAATCTTGCAAACTACGTCGGTAGCTCTGTTTCTTCGGTTGAATTCGCTGTTCCGGATTAACTCATTCctgatttcattaatttaatttttgacatAATGATAACTTTTAAAGCGTggccatatttattattttaattatatttagtttcataTCAATCAGCTTATGATTTATTGAGTTACTAGttgttcttatttatttgttgctGTTTTGCAAAATTCCttctatttattgtaatataaaaaatcaaatgtgccaggtaatttaatgtaattgtatacaCTTACATTTATAGTTActaagaatacaaaaaaaatgaatgtaaatagctttatttgtaatttaaataccaaTATGTTTAGGTTAAATGAAATACCAAATTACatcttttataatacaatttgtttattattttacgatacttataataatattcctagaataaagtgtatttgtaGCAAACACTtccaaatacatacatttaaaaagaaaatatataataaacttgttTAAGACGGTTGATtttcttatttgaataatttatactgatttcatattttagttaattttactgATCTTTATTTAGACTTCGTAATTTATCTAGTTTGAAAAAGAATACAAtctataaaaacattcaatttagtgggattaaataaaaaaaggtttatattaTAGCGTCATGTATTATATTGGATAATTAAGGAGTTTATAATAAGACTTAAATAAGATCAGGCACTTCTGGATTGTCAATAAAGTTAGAAGATGGTTTTTTCTCGATCAATGACATTCTTGGATCAATGTATGAAGGTGTTTTTGTTGATgtcatttttgttaaatcaaGTACATTATCAGATGATCCTATTTCTAAAAATTCTCTCGTTTGTGTTATTCCCATACCACAGCCTCTTACTCTAGTTTCACTTATTGGTGATTGAGTGATAGATTTTTTGGTCGTTGaagccttttttattataaaatttgcttTTGGCATTTTAACGACTAAATGTCCAGTAATTTGTGACCTTTGCGCAGTTGAGTTTGTTATATCCACCTCCTGAGGCAAATGAAGTTGGAATATTTTGCCTTTTATTGTAACTCTTATATAATTTGTCTGAATTTCAATATCGAGTAAGTTAGTATCCAAATGTTTATAAACCGCTAGATCTAAAACGTAGGAGTTCGGATCTTCATCGCTaaatttaaaaccaattttTGGTTGGTTAATGTTAAATGGTCTGCCATCTGACGTAAACAATCTAGTTTCCTTTTTTTCATCCGGTTTGGTTTCAGATTCgtaacttttttgttttaattgtcgCATGCGTTCGATTTCATACCTCACTTCGGGCGCATGTTCAGTTTTAGAAGCccaaaattttttatttctttcttcgGGATCCATATGTTTGTATTCATTTTCCCATTTTTCTTGTATATTGCTTTCTAAACGCAATTTTTGCGCTTTTCTTTgttgtttataaatgttttgttcgaatagaatatctgatctaATAACAGGGAGGTTTTGTAATCCTTTAATTCGATCAGATCTTTCAATATCTTTGCCATCAAGTGTCGACAATTGTGGAAGAGTTCCAATGACGAAATCACGATAATTATCATAATCCGTGCACGGATTTCctgttaaatataagtttaccAAATTATAGTTACCTGTCAAAGATTCGACGCTCACGATATCTCCAataaaattaagtgtcaaaTCTAATTTTTCCAACGATTCGCATCTTTCCAAATTTTCAATCACCTCTATGTTGTTTAATGCTAAATTAAGATACGTaagatgttttaatttgttcaaattttcaatttttgcaattaaattaCTTTGCATTAAAAGAATTTTCAGCTTTGGGCACCAATCTTGAATTAATTCAATCTTTTCAATGTTTTCCTGATGTAAAGCTATTTCTTCTAGTGGAGCTAACAAACGATCATGATGTTCTGCTTTATTTCGAACCATTTCTACAGTTATTTTCAccatatttgattaaatatttataacaatatgaaCTATTAATTCTACATCTAGCTATTCGAACCATGGAAACCGTTGCTAAGTAAACACGTCAAACTCTACAATGCGCGCGTTTTCGTACATCGATGTAACTTAGTCACAGATACgagaccaaataaaaaaaatgcttttataacGCAACTGGGACTAAAGATTCTATGTGTAGTAAATTGTGAggttaactaattatttataaagaaggcagtacttatttattgaatttaactcctgtaatattctatttatgttcttacaaaatatgtttgctttataatatacaattgctAGTCGTACATCTTGtgtaaaatatgtgttttaaataatataaaataaatggatatCACTAGTTCGAAGTATAAAAGAGTAACGAAGGGCAATGATAGAATCAGCGAGATAAGTAGTTATCTTTCGATCTCGGCGTTCGGTAATCCGTCATTTAACATTCCTGCAGTGGCACCCGGCCTGCTCAACTCAAGCGTACTAAATTAATATCGCCGTGATATAcaaggtattaaaatattttaaacgacgCCATTTATAATGTGACGTTCAGATATCAAGTCGCAAGAGCTCAACATATTTTATTCCACGAAACTGCCAAAAGACAATGAGGATGAAGGATTACTATCATCAGAGCctcgttttattgttattgtttgagGTTAGGAGGAAAAAAAACGGAGACATTGAAAAAACGAGACGTTCGAATGAAATAAGGCATGACACAGGGAAAGACTGTGTTATTAGTAAAAGGCGCGGGTAGAGTGCGGCGCCCCGCGGTCTGTGTGTTTTTAGGGGCCTGACGCAGCGGGACACCACGCCGCGCGGAGACCGAACGTATACAGCAACACTCAAGATCTAATGCTATCCTTGTATTGTATACAagcaaatatattcattatttttacctGACAAAGGTGTAAATTAGTTTGTTTTGCGTgagtaaattgtataaataaaagagcATTTTACCGCACGACATGCCTACTTATTGAAAGTAGTcaatttaacattttgttttttaaacacaCACCCGGTTGCTGTCTcagaaatattgaaattaagagTTATTTATAGCGTTGAATCAATTCGTAGTTTCTAACACTATACAAAACATGTTGAGCCATTcggataaacaataattataataaaataaaagtttggaCTATCCTCAACTTTAGCGAACCTCGGTTTGGTTTGTTTGTCAATAGATGTCGCCACTAGTATCTACGACTCCTAATGTAGactcatatttatattgtaaatgaataccatatttcaatcataaaagataaaataatcctAAAACATGTGATGTTgtctggtaataaaaaaatgcatgtaCACTCAAATAACAAATgcaaattaaagattaaataaaagaaaatcacgGAGAACGAGACTGGCgaaaaatataacactaaaatataaataaaaaagactttTGGAAGTCTAAGTTTCcattacgaaaaatataattcgtaaTTTTCATTGAGagctcaaaattattttatgttattattactgtgcgacaaataaaattaagttattgttttttcttttttcgaacacattataatattatttctctaTATAAGATAGTAGCAGAAGTAATAAGAATGAAGGGTGTgggagtcagtgtaattacatgtaCAAGGGACACCTTCATTCTTAattttggtggcgcataggtgttATGAGGAGTGATGAATCtttcttacaataccaatgtCTAAGGGGCAGTGGTTACCCTCAGGTCCATATGCCAGGACTGACAaatgtaatatgatataaaaaatatatatacaaatggtGTAAGTGCTAAGGTCTATTGGCAATTGTCACTACTTACTGGCTCATTTGGCAATTTACATACGACTgcacacaattaaaaaaaaacaaaagcatctTTATTGGGCATGCATAATTATGTTTTGCCCACTTTTGTTTTTTGCatctattatagttttatatatgagTAGCGTTCGCACGGATAACAAATGCcgacttattaaataattgggaattaataatataaaaaagaacgcattattaaaatgtacataatcaatttgttatttcaagcttatattttataagtaataaacttACAGTCgttaaagtttttatgtttattttagcaATTATCTTGCCAGCGTTGGTATTTATACTAGCTCAAACATGTCTCGATGTAAATTTTTTTGCGAGACCGCTGACCCAATCTCGATTGGTTCCGAGGGCCCGGCGCACTGTTTTACACGCAAATGTCAGTATAAGTCAAAACAACCGTCATCACTCCACCACGTCTCtgttatggaaaaaaaaatatcacgaaaCCCCGTTGTGATGTTCCACTTATTTCTCATTTCGTGCTAAATTACCGTGTTAATAAGATATGATTTATATGCCAAAGATCGGTCCCGAGTTCTTTAAGAGATAAACtagtattaaatacattgttgaCGTGTTTTATACCAAACTAGCAAACTGCCCCGACTTTGCAAGGggcaaaataagttttaaaaaagcGACGCGTTATTGTAATTCATTTGGTATATTACGACTTATCCtgtcatacacatatataacacTTTACCTCTTCATGGTAATcatgctttttattaaatattttttacttgtaaTGTGTTTTCTAGAGCTGAGATAACGATAATTGGGCAAGTATCAATGAgttatagcttatttttttttaaataatcagtttgttttaattctaaattgtGCCCCATGTGGATCCACCAACTTATATTAAAGCGTAGCGTGATGTAATAAGCTTTAAATAAGAAGAGAATACTTTGGCTAGGACTTTATCGGGATCTTGAACggcagtttatttttttctggatTATCTAAGTATAGTATAATACGGACTGATTACAAATTTTActcattcgtttttatttacaaagaacGCTCGTGATTATTTTTCGTTGTTTATTTTGGTAAAGATTAATattgtctaatattttttttaaataaaaatttaagtaggattaatctatatattaattaattatataaaggtTCTAATCGGTGTTCTATCGTAGTTCGCctataatatacacatacacCTATATTGTCACCTATATCTAACCAgaaaaaacatactttaatattaagtattatgacaattataataaaaagaacatTACTAAACATAAACGtggaatttaatatgaatacgaGAGACATAAAACAATTAGCATGTATGAGtttggaaaaataatatattatcattttttgataaagtttaaatgatattttttcaaataatttgctAAAAAAAGTAAggtacaagttttatttaaattaatcatatagTATAACTAGAGGTTTACGTTTTAAGACCCATAAATATTCAGAAAACATCTTCACATCACCTATTCTCCGGTTGGAATTTAAAGTATCCGTTGTCTGTCATTCTACAGGTGCTtagacttaatttattaatttcataatagaaTTCTTATACAATCATAAAGagctaatttattatacttttatttcctCGTGGTGTTATAAATTTCATACGGAAAGAGTGAATTGCGATTCCTCGATGGCTAGCAGTATATATGAGGGGCAATCTGCATCAACTCATGCGCAATCAACGATTCGTCTCGCCAGACGCGGGGAGGTGAGGGCGGCCCATTCTCACGTAAATAATTACCGGCGAGGTTCAAATTACAAGGCGCCGTTGAGGCCTGCCGATACATATTCATCACGTGTTCACGCCGCGCGTGACTGCTTCCTCAGGGCAGTTGCATCTTTTGAGACCTCGTGCTAGTAATGCTGTTTGATCTAAGTCTGGCTGCATTTCATTATCACGGAAATAATGTTCGCTATACCTACAAACTTCGCTTTTcgtataaatttaagaaatatatactcATAAGCAAGttattaaacaacatttatattgattttttgtaatgttttaatataatgtcgATTATCAACTTCATACTTACATCAATGAGTCcctaatttgaaacaaaatcaaatcTCGCGAACCGGATGCTTTATAAGCGATAAATTATGCACTCGGAGAGGAGTAGTAATTTCGATGCCGACAAATTTTCCACAACCGCGATTTTAATGCGTTTCAAATAATGTCTGTAGGCAACGTTAAATGATAAATCGTCGAGGGAACGCCCTCGAGTCGAGCTTAGTATAAATGACCAAGGGTCCTGCTCCGGCGAGGAAAGAACGAAGGAGACGGAGGCGTCTGATAAAAAAGGAATGGGTTAGGTGAGAGCGCGATGGTGTTGAGATAATAACAGTGCAGCGCACCGCGGTCGTTGCTCAGCTTTGAGTCGCGCCGCCACCGCGCCCGCTGCCGAATATGCCCATTTACATTAGCCAAATTTCCAATGGAATTCTTGAGAGTTTATTTACTGCGGACATAAACCGATTGCAGGAATTTGTCACCGGAAAACAGGTCGGCAGGGCGTGTCGAGGCGAGCAAAACAAACaagttaattgtatttattcaaatgcGGTGGGGAGACGAGGGTGCGCAGCCGTCGCCTCATGAATAGGCATGCGACGATCGGCCTTCCGCGCTATGTGCACCGTCATCTTTCGTTCTTCAGCTGGAGTCGCTGGCTACATTTTGTTTCATGcaaatgataaatatacaatGTCAGTAGGAACTCTTTTGTTGAGTTTATTTCTCTAAACTTTATTTCTAGTTTTGAAACAAGAGAGTCAAATAGTcggaatttttttaaattttaccccATACTTATCCagatttttgtaatgtttacattttgacttattttgtttgtaagcaGCTAAAATCagagaattttaaatataaaaatcaggCTCGTATTATAGTCGTCTTATCCCTGTCAAACACTTTTTATTCTAGCTAAATATAACTAGACATTATTGAttgacagcaaaaaaaatatagccaAGAACAAAAGAAAACAGAACACTCAACTTTTAATATACGtaattactttacattttattaaatcaatataaacgtGTTGATATGAAACGTTACAAATGATGTAATGAAGGAAGTCATTTGCAGTGAATTTAAAAAGCCTAGCAAGGAAATTATAACTAAACGCGCTGCCGGAGGGtcgttattatttacatattagcTCATTGTAAGCGAGCTTGGCTGGGCGGAGTCATACGTCTTACAATAGAGGCAATGCATTGTTTGTTCATGTAAATTGATCTGAACGACCTCACTAACTGCTGTTTGTTTTCGGTAGTGGTATGTGCTAGTGACATTACTCTTTAGACGGGCTACTTATCAGATTTAAAACTTAGAATACCTTGTTCATAATTTTAACAGATTATTATTAACCAaacggtaaaaatatatttttaattattaaggtcGAATTCGTACAAGGAGAATTTATCATACCATTTTAtacataagttttatgtaaaagttaattcgttttttaatcatttaataaattttttggtatgtattttatgataaatcaaCTAACGTTGTCTAAATCAATCTTAAGGAAaagaatgattttttatttttattttaaatatttaattgaattatttaatttatttttggttgcAATGTTCTTGGaaagtattacataaaattaatgtaaacaagagcatgtaaataaaaaataattatttacctagGTTTGGTGTAGGTAGGTATAGAAATATTAGTGTGCAGCGGACTTCTAACCTTTCGGATAGCAACCGTTTAAATTTCACCTTGCAATCGGTCTTgaaagttagaaaaaaaaaccgttttatgttatgtatgagAATGTTATGTATTACATTAGTTTACTATAATTTTAGCAGTTTGCTTGCctatttctcataaaataaatagaatggaaactgtaaataaattacacatactataataataaataaattcattttaaaattagcaaAATTCATAAGTATTGTAAATCTTTCGAACTCTAACGCCTAATTACTTCAGACTAAATTGAACTAAATTGCTTATCTTgtgagagaaataaaaaaaaaacttatttaatatatttgctcTAGTAGTAGTCGTAATGGTGATTTAtcgtaaaatttacaaaatatacagcACAAtcgcataattaaaatattagtcaaaAGCAAGTGCACAGATTATACAGATacagaaaatgtaaaaatttagaAGGACTCTaagtataaacaattttattcccGATAAGCAGATAAATCTTTCTTTTAATTAGTCACAGTGAGCTCCACACGCCGCATAATCCGATTCGCAACAGCTACTCACAACACTCCCCTGACAATATAACAATCAGAATGTTTATTTGTACAAGATATTTAGTCACTTCCCCGACGGATTAGTGGACAAAGAGGGAAGATAAAACGCAGCTAATAGTAGGGGCGGAACTCGCATCCCCAATGTTAGTTGTAGCTATCTATAATTGTGGGACTTAAGAGATCCCTTctcattatttattagtaatagatACCAAGTTGGGtatctaaaagaaaaaatattatctataagtTGTTTCTAGTTACTTAAGATTGCTTTATtgacaaataatttaagaattgtattaaatttatttgttactatttAGAGGAAACTGTAGGAAGGTTAATTTGTGAGAAATCGTTGTCTAACATTTTTGAACGGATCTTTGGTACGTTAATCTAACAAAGTTTTTGCTAACTCTGCCTAGGCATTCAGCTAGCTGAATTATGAAATACAATCTGGTGTCTGAGATCTGGATCTTTAAATGATCTGTACATTTTGCTCAAGCCGGGGCGATATATTCGTTTCTATACTACCATTCTGGATATATTTTGCTTCacctattaataaatgttatgaaaaaGCCTTCATAAATACCACTTAATACATAACAAAAAGTTAGGTGATAAACAAAACTGAAATTAGTGTTCGTAATTTTTTACAATCgcatacacaatttttttttaaatagtaaccaCAGAGTTATACAGATTTTTCTCGCTACAGTTTACAATCTAAATTATAAACCAATGGtattctttacaaaaaatatataaaatatgctttTAGAACTactgatttttagttttttattttaaaataagttcagCTCTTGACATTTTCTTTTCGTAGAAGTTTCTAATAAGGTCCAATCatcgttattaataattgtCATATGTTTTGACTTGTGATgtgtaaactttaatatattacgagacagttaattaataattaaaattctaatgaTTTTAAGGCAAGATGGACTCAGCCATAAAGATGAATAGTCTGTGCCTCCTTCATGTGCAGGAAGTAACTGAGGACATGATTAAAAATAGTGATGAATGAGCGGAAAAACCAATATTGTGACCGCAGAGACCACAAACagtaataaactaaatatgcagttttattaaaatcttttaattgtaactaaaataaGTAACATTTCCAATATATAccactttacaaatattaacacGGATTAAACttaaagcatattttataaatatatacaatcaaaACTTCTTGCcggtttatttaatacaagttaAGAAAGCTATAATCGTACAAAGATGGGGTAGACGATAAAACAGACGGCATGGGTGCTGGGGTAGTACCCTAAAGTTGGAATTACCAATGACTTAGAAGGGCTTACAAGAAATGGTTATTCGTgcgtactttaaatttaaagttctttaaagcattatttatttcacatcacaataaaaatactGTCTTAGTTCTGTTGACCTAACCGTATCCTGATAGATTTCACAATGGTAAGCAAGTTCTAAGTTAAAGCtattgagaatttcttgacaaaaaGACCAGCGATTTAAACTCAGGCCCTCtcatctgcagccttatatgcTAGCCATTAAACAAACGAGGCAGTCCCGTTAGACTTATACTATTATACGTTGATGTTgatcaaattactttttaattacttaatgtgTTGTCAGAGTGTGTTAACTAATGATTGCAACACACATTACAAAACTTTGCTCCCTTGTTACTGACCAAAATATAACCGTGTCAGAAGAAATTATTTCTTGATAAGGAAATATAATCTTGATTTTGTTTCGTATtcctaaataaaagaaatagtatCACGATGTATCTTACGATGTAAACGCCTCTGGTTTAATTTTGACCATGATGGCTATTATCGTATTCACTCTCTACACATGCTTTACGCTTAATTGAAGGGAAAATAACAAAACGTATACGTTAACGTAAACGTATATATGTAGTTAATTCTTGTGCGTATCTGTCTCGCATATAGAATACAATAAACCGAGCATACGTGTTGCtgccaaatattttatgtaatgaacTGACtttgatgataatttttttttgttttgttatttttcttatgATACCAACTTGTAGAACCACTAAAGGACTAATCTAGACTCTTATAATATACCTTACACTTTTACtttatgtttgatattttttttaaataaaattataaaaaaataaaaatacaaagtaaattatttattaatcataaaagttataattattattttatttagtaagctCGTTTTTGTTagcatttcttttatttcaaacgtttattaatacaatatttacatgATACATCATAAATTATTCGTCGTCCGGAAATgaaacagcttaaaaataatGTGAGGCTAGTCTCTTGTGGGCGACAACACGACCATAAATAAAGCGAATTGTTATCTAGCTGAATATTTCTCAACTGCATTAGACTTGAATGTTCGAATTGTCACTTTGTCACAGTTTTTGGATTCAAACAGGCTCCGCAGGAGATGGGGTGGACGAAGAACGCGTGGGGCGCTCGCCAGGGGTCGTTCGGACTTCGTGTTTCTTaaactattaaacattttttgtgcCCTTTTCTTTATAAATGAGTGTTGACATTTACAAACACATATTTGTTATATGAAGACTACGCCTACAATAGCTTTTAAACAATAAGTCCTTTATGTAAAAGTTTCAATAACTTTTCGACTTCAAGAGTTGTTTAATATAACaagcattacattttttttaagcggTGCTCCAAAGATAACACGCAAATATCAGTACTTTTCTCCTCTAGGTATATAGATAGAAAACACTATTTTCTTGTTTAACGgacttgtttaaataatattatgaatgtttgtttcattatcaattatttgatataactaATGTTACCGAGCATAAGTCCAGTTGATAAAATAAACGGGATAAAtatggttaaaatattttcgaaattaacaaaataatagaagACTACCATGACTCTTGGGATTTTATTGTTTGGatggcattttttttaactttttaaattaaggtaGGAAGTTCATCAATACGCTTAACGGTATTTTCCTCAAACGGCAGCTGTATTCGGACTCAGTTtattattcctttatttaatttgtccGTGCATTGTGATCGCGTACTGAGGGTAATGTTTCCGTATTTACATGCGGAATCCGAACAGAAGTCAAGTTTGACAGTGTCAACATGTCAACATGACAATGGCCGTCACACGTCACTCGCTGTCAATTGCGAGCATGAGAAGCGGGCTGTCCCGCGGGACGAACCCGGGATCGTACCGGGATCATGGTGACGCTTTGacaaaagaaacatttaaacttACAAATTCCTAACGTTTAGCTGATGAGCGATCGGTCTCTAGGCGCGCGTTAAACCTGTCGGTGTCTATTGAACGCGTCTAAATTAATTGCTTTACGATTTGCCGCTACTGAATTTACAAATAGATTGTTTTCTAAGAATTTATACACATCGTTTAGATGTTCGACTTGACAAAAAGATAAACATAAGAAGATGTATTGAGTTTTTTTAcgaatcgtttatttttattaaggatAACTATAATAGCAAGTATGAGTTAGTAGTATagcaagtataatatttatacaataccaagacacaataaaaaaaaaaaatgatgaatgaCTTTGTTTAACTAGAGGTCAGCGAAGTATTTGATAAAGTAGCAgtgtaaaagtaaattaagaaatacaataattaaacgtGAACATTACAACgtttgtattaaaatgaaacgcaacaattgctttaaatatttcatacactGTAGAAAGGCGCCAGCGGAAATTGTATgcgctaaattaaaattattattacggttataaagataaattaactctgtttgacaattaatatagttttcgtTGAAATTCGTTTCGCCGTTGGATTGAATTTATGGTTTGTGTACATAAGTATGATGTATAGACAGTTATTTTGGttcatttgtaatattcttTGTATTTGATCACACCCGATCATTTAAGGACAATAGGGAACTGAAAACGAGCAGTGTGAATAAATCGGGACGAGTTCGCAAACAAAACGGGACGTTTCGACGACGTCACACAATGAGAGATTAATGGCTCTCTTTTTGTTATCACTCGCTGGTCTTTACGTTCTTTTTTGTGGTCTCGTTTCACGGTTTATTTAGCACGTTAATATATCAATGAGCGTTAAATCACTCGttgtttaaatacaacaaaataataaagcgTTATTTGTAAATTCCATAATactgttatacataaataagtcgTTTTTATGAACGTCTTCCAATGGGGATTTTTGTGAGTGAAACCACGTGAAACGATACAAGGTCTTACAAAACAGAGCTATTAGGCAgatacttaaaaattattgacGATGACCCATAATGTCAAGTCAAGCCTATATCGATGCTCGTAAAATTGAAGTGTGATACGGTTGAGGAATccaca comes from Vanessa atalanta chromosome 3, ilVanAtal1.2, whole genome shotgun sequence and encodes:
- the LOC125077266 gene encoding protein tilB, whose translation is MVKITVEMVRNKAEHHDRLLAPLEEIALHQENIEKIELIQDWCPKLKILLMQSNLIAKIENLNKLKHLTYLNLALNNIEVIENLERCESLEKLDLTLNFIGDIVSVESLTGNYNLVNLYLTGNPCTDYDNYRDFVIGTLPQLSTLDGKDIERSDRIKGLQNLPVIRSDILFEQNIYKQQRKAQKLRLESNIQEKWENEYKHMDPEERNKKFWASKTEHAPEVRYEIERMRQLKQKSYESETKPDEKKETRLFTSDGRPFNINQPKIGFKFSDEDPNSYVLDLAVYKHLDTNLLDIEIQTNYIRVTIKGKIFQLHLPQEVDITNSTAQRSQITGHLVVKMPKANFIIKKASTTKKSITQSPISETRVRGCGMGITQTREFLEIGSSDNVLDLTKMTSTKTPSYIDPRMSLIEKKPSSNFIDNPEVPDLI